One segment of Trachemys scripta elegans isolate TJP31775 chromosome 1, CAS_Tse_1.0, whole genome shotgun sequence DNA contains the following:
- the LOC117871235 gene encoding perilipin-3-like has product MASNGKETTMASPEHGEEEQQNVLRRVASLPLVNSAYDLAASAYASTKESHPYVRSICDMAEKGVTSITNVAVSSAQPVVTKLEPEVTTAEECASEVPDKVEDNLPIPQQTADEVTSEAQELASSRLTDVKETMIRMVDMTKEAVQDSMKSTKSVVTDSMSTVVGSRMGQLAISGMEAVLEKSEELLDHYLPMTDEELAELAESVEGAEVSSAQPQEHRSYFVRLGSLSTKLRQRAYRSSLNKMRHTSQSIREALSQLHQTMGLIEYLKQGVTLQEVQEKFHHIWVSWNRKQTKGSEIKDLAKPEMESETLAMSRSIIQQLQDACQMLVSSIQGLPTNFQDKVQQVYHNMEELHASFSTAHSFQDLSSSLLTQSQEMVTKAQEYVDELMAYMMANTPLSWVVGPFTPSGKVSADSIEPQNQENEAEEAEVLTASKAKEDL; this is encoded by the exons ATGGCTTCtaatggaaaagagacaactatggCATCCCCAGAGCATGGAGAGGAAGAGCAACAG AATGTCTTGAGGAGGGTGGCCAGCCTACCTTTAGTCAACTCTGCCTATGAtctggctgcctctgcctacgCTTCCACCAAGGAGAGCCATCCCTATGTGAGGTCCATCTGTGACATGGCAGAGAAGGGAGTGACGTCCATAACCAATGTTGCAGTTAGCAGTGCACAGCCAGTTGTAACTAAACTTGAACCTGAGG TGACAACAGCAGAGGAGTGTGCTTCTGAAGTACCTGACAAAGTGGAGGATAATCTACCAATCCCTCAACAGACTGCTGATGAG GTTACATCTGAAGCACAGGAGCTGGCATCTTCCAGACTGACAGATGTCAAGGAGACCATGATCAGAATGGTAGATATGACCAAAGAGGCTGTGCAGGACAGTATGAAGAGCACCAAATCAGTGGTAACTGACAGCATGAGCACAGTTGTGGGATCAAGAATGGGCCAATTGGCCATAAGTGGAATGGAAGCAGTGCTGGAGAAATCTGAAGAGCTCTTGGATCATTATCTTCCCATGACTGATGAGGAACTAG CTGAACTTGCTGAATCTGTGGAAGGGGCTGAAGTGTCTTCAGCACAACCACAAGAGCATCGGAGCTACTTCGTGCGGTTAGGTTCCCTGTCAACCAAACTTCGCCAACGTGCCTACCGCTCTTCCCTAAACAAGATGAGACATACCAGTCAAAGCATCAGAGAGGCTCTTTCCCAGCTTCATCAAACCATGGGACTG ATTGAATACCTTAAGCAAGGTGTTACTCTTCAAGAAGTCCAGGAGAAGTTCCATCACATATGGGTGAGCTGGAATAGAAAGCAGACAAAAGGCAGTGAGATCAAAGATCTGGCAAAACCAGAG ATGGAGTCGGAGACTTTGGCCATGTCCCGCAGCATTATCCAGCAGCTGCAGGATGCCTGCCAGATGCTAGTATCCAGCATTCAAGGTCTCCCCACCAACTTTCAGGATAAGGTGCAACAGGTATATCACAACATGGAAGAGCTGCATGCTTCCTTCTCCACTGCCCATTCCTTCCAGGATCTCTCCAGCAGCCTCCTAACCCAGAGTCAGGAGATGGTGACCAAGGCCCAGGAATATGTAGATGAGCTGATGGCATACATGATGGCAAATACTCCTCTGTCTTGGGTTGTGGGACCCTTCACCCCATCAGGCAAGGTGTCTGCAGATTCCATTGAACCACAAAACCAAGAAAATGAGGCTGAGGAAGCTGAAGTCCTCACAGCATCCAAGGCTAAGGAGGACCTGTGA